A single window of Solanum dulcamara chromosome 5, daSolDulc1.2, whole genome shotgun sequence DNA harbors:
- the LOC129889369 gene encoding uncharacterized protein LOC129889369 isoform X1 has translation MARRQSEQGVDLNAYYSDICVGSIACRLEKKEGGAVCVYIMTLGVLAPYRGLGIGTKLLNHVLDLCTKQNIREIYLHVQTSNEDAINFYKKLGFEVTDTIKNYYTNITPPDCYVLTKFISQTKK, from the exons ATGGCGAGAAGGCAGTCTGAACAAGGAGTTGACCTGAATG CATATTATAGTGACATTTGTGTAGGTTCAATAGCATGTCGACTTGAGAAGAAGGAAGGTGGAGCTGTTTGTGTTTATATAATGACTTTGGGTGTTTTAGCTCCATATCGTGGTCTGGGTATTG GTACAAAGCTGTTAAATCATGTTCTTGATCTTTGTACAAAGCAGAATATCAGAGAGATTTACTTGCATGTGCAGACAAGTAATGAAGATGCCATCAACTTCTATAAGAAGCTCGGCTTTGAGGTCACTGATACCATCAAAAACTATTACACAAACATTACCCCACCAGACTGTTATGTCCTAACCAAGTTTATCTCTCAAACAAAGAAATGA
- the LOC129889369 gene encoding uncharacterized protein LOC129889369 isoform X2, which translates to MVKLFFNAYYSDICVGSIACRLEKKEGGAVCVYIMTLGVLAPYRGLGIGTKLLNHVLDLCTKQNIREIYLHVQTSNEDAINFYKKLGFEVTDTIKNYYTNITPPDCYVLTKFISQTKK; encoded by the exons ATGGTGAAGCTCTTTTTCAATG CATATTATAGTGACATTTGTGTAGGTTCAATAGCATGTCGACTTGAGAAGAAGGAAGGTGGAGCTGTTTGTGTTTATATAATGACTTTGGGTGTTTTAGCTCCATATCGTGGTCTGGGTATTG GTACAAAGCTGTTAAATCATGTTCTTGATCTTTGTACAAAGCAGAATATCAGAGAGATTTACTTGCATGTGCAGACAAGTAATGAAGATGCCATCAACTTCTATAAGAAGCTCGGCTTTGAGGTCACTGATACCATCAAAAACTATTACACAAACATTACCCCACCAGACTGTTATGTCCTAACCAAGTTTATCTCTCAAACAAAGAAATGA